One Planctomicrobium piriforme genomic window, CAGGATTTACCGTTGAATGGTCCCGGCCGCGCACTTGACGGCACCTGCGCCCTGACGGACATGAAAATCGACATCGGACCCGCCGATGGCTCGCAGCCGCTGCAGCCGGTCAAAATCCTCTCGGCCACCGCCGACGTCAATCCGCCCGAAGAAGTCCTCGCCGACCGTTACTACGACAAAACCGATCGCCGTCGCGTCACCGGGCCCATCGAATACGCGATCGACAACAAAGACGACACCGCCTGGGGCATCAATCTCGGTCCCGAACGCAGCAACGTCCCCCGTAACGCCGTCTTCCTCCTCGACTCCACTCAGACGTTCGAAGGAGGCACCAAGATCCGCCTGCAAGTCGTGCAGAAGCACGGCGGCTGGAACTCGGACGACAATCAGACCAACAACCTGGGCCGTTATCGTTTCAGCGTCAGCAATGCCGACGACGCCAAAGCCGATCCCGTGCCACCCGCCGTTCGCAGCATCCTGGCGAAACCTGCCGCACAGCGGACTTCTGCTGAGACTTCACAACTCTTCGCTTATTACCGCACGACAGCGCCGGCGTGTGCAGAAGCCAATGCCGAAATCGAGGCCCTCTGGAAGCAACATCCCCTTCCGACGACGCAGCTCTCGCTCGCCGATCGCGATCAGCATCGTCAGACCTTCATGCTCGCGAAGGGGAACTTCCTCCAGCCGACCGAGAAAGTCTCCGCAGGCGTCCCGGCCATGCTGCCGCCGCTCGATGTCGAGCAGCCCAATCGACTCGACCTCGCTCGTTGGCTGGTTGATGAACGGTCTCCCACCGTCGCCCGGTCCATCGTGAACCGCGTCTGGCAGACCTACTTTGGCACTGGCCTCGTCTCCACCAGCGAAGACTTCGGACTGCAAGGGGAACCTCCTTCACATCCCGAGCTCCTCGACTGGCTCGCCGTCGACTTCATGGAACATGGCTGGAGCCTGAAATACCTCCACCGCCAGATCCTCGCCTCCGCCACTTACCGGCAATCCTCCTGCGTCTCGCCGGACGCCCTGCAGAACGATCCCGATAATCGTCTGCTCGCCAGGGCATCCCGCTTCCGCATGGAAGCCGAAGGGGTCCGCGATATCGCCCTCGCCGCCAGCGGCTTGATCGATCTCGAAATTGGCGGGCCTCCGGTTTGTCCACCCTGCCCTGAATTCCTGTTTCAGCCCCCGGCCAGTTACGGGCCGAAAACCTGGGCACTGACGACCGGCGACGACCAGTACCGCCGTGCTCTCTACACCTTCCGCTTCCGTTCGATTCCCTATCCCGCGCTGCAGGTGTTCGACGCCCCTGTCGGCGAAGTCGCCTGCGTCCGTCGGGTGAAGTCGAACACGCCGCTCCAGGCATTGGCCGCGTTGAACGAACCGATTTTTCTCGACTGTGCCCGATCACTGGCCGACAGCATCCTCGCCGGCAAAGACTGCCCCGATGCCGATCGGATGACGCTCGCCTTCCGCCGCTGCACCGGCCGCACACCCGACGCCGCCGAACTCGCCACCTTGATGACCTTCCTGGAACACCAAAAAACTAGACTTTCAAACGGCGAACTCGACGCCAGGGCCATCGCCCTCGGCGCCACAGACAAACCGGGGACAGAAGAAACTCAATCCACCCTCACCACCCGCGCCGCCTGGACCACCACCTGCCGCGTGCTGCTCAATCTGGATCAGACAATCACGCGGGAATGATGCGTTTGATGAAGAGGGGCCGATCCCAATGAAGAATTACTTCAAACTTTTCACGTCACATGATGTGTGGGGATCTTTTCTTCTTTATCTCGTCGGTGTGCTCCTTCTTGGATCGACTACCTATCCAATCCGCTTACTACTGTCTGTGCTGCACATGGTAAACAACACAGATCCCGCGATAGATCCGCTTTGGCATTCCGTTCGCCAGCACTTTCTTGTTGGAATTATATCGGCGATGGGCGTTGCTTTGATGGTTCTCATGCTGCTCGTAACAGGCTCATATAAAAAAACTGAATCATTAGATTTTCTAGTACTTGCCGCAATGATCTTCGCGCCATATCTCTTCGATTCACTGATGATCTGGGCACGGTGCGACAACTTTCTTGACTCCACAAAAGCAACATGCCCCTGGCAGACGATCTCCGAATTCGATTCTGATCCTTTGAGACAGGTCATTTTTTACGCAACTCTTCTCGCTCTTCTTGTCATTGGTTTAGGGTTATATCGATGGCGGATCTCAAATTTTGACAAGATTGGTCACGGAAAACTGCACGATGCGACTCCGTCGGCAGCCTCTCCATGACCGCAAGTTCGCATTCCGATAAAAAATCCATCGCCCAATCGCTCTATCGGGGAGCGGGGCCGGGGGTGAGGGATAAAAACCAGATAATGATTTCGATTCAGTTCGACATGACATGACCAACAAAATGCGCCGGACAGGCAAAACTGAGCTGACAGACGACGAGTTGATTTTGCTCGACATCCTGTTTGACGGCAGGGTACGACAGCGCATGCTCAGAAGGAAATATTTTCAGGAACAATGGAACTACCAGCCACACAACCTGGACGATGACGAGTTGCTTGTCACATTGAAGAAACTGGTGGACTCAGGCTTCCTCGAAATCACGGATGAACAAAGTGACATCATCTATGCAATGACGCCCTTGGGAGGGCAAAAATGGGAGTCGGAGAGATTGCCTGTCTGGCACCGATTTGCGACCGAGTTTTATGGACGGACATTGCGCGACAGTCCATACGTCACGATCTTGGCAATAACTGCTGAAGCACGCGATGACTTGTGGAACCTGGGAAATGAGACACACCTTTTCAAGTATCGGACGGGATTCCTGAAAAAGATCACAACGAAGAATTTCGACAATCACTCCATGGATTTTGATTGGAAGCAGTTTCCCGAACTCCATGCACTTGTCGCCACGATTCGCGACCGCAATCCACTTGAGTACTGCGACTGGGAAAGGTTCAACCAGAAACGAACCTTCTGGCGAACCATCGGAGAGTCCGACAAATTCTGGGGCGAGGCAACAAACTCCAGTGCGAACAAGCTGGATAACTGACCGCTGAAGGCTCCTTTGTAATGACAATTCCCTCAACACTCGCCCAGGCCCACTCCCGTCACTGGTGCACCTTTGATGAGGGGCTCGATCTCGATGAAAGACAACTTTAAACTTTTCGGCCCCCACGACCTGTTTGGAATACTACTCCTTGCGATGGTGGGAGTCTTCCTGCTTTCGTCGAATTCATATGTGATCGAATTCCTGGGAGCTGTGTTGCATGTGCCGGATAACAGCAATCCCGACGCTGAGGCCCCCTGGTCGATCATTCGCCAACATTTCCTGATCGGAATTGCGTCAGCGATTGGCGGAGTCTTGATTGTTTTGCTGATGGTGGTGACAGGGGCCTGTAAGAAATCTGAGGCCACGACTTTCTTATTGATCCCTTCGATGGTCTTACTGCCAAATGTCTTTGAATCGATCATGATCTGGGCACGGTGCAACCATTTTTTCGATCCTGCAAAAATTGTGTGCCCGTGGCAGACCATCTCCGAATTCAATTCCGATCCCTGGAGGCAAATTATTTTCATTGCCACACTGCTCGGTGTTCTTATCGCCTCCTGGCTGTCATATCGATTTTCAAAAGTCGACAAGGCTGACAATGAAAGCCCGCAAGCAGCCACTCCGTCGACAGCCATCTCCTGACGGCGATCTCCCACTTCTCAATGACAAATGACCATTGACCAATGACAAATTCTTTTTCT contains:
- a CDS encoding PSD1 and planctomycete cytochrome C domain-containing protein, with amino-acid sequence MKAVSLYSFGAWLCFTAVTLAETPQPAVDFSRQIRPLLAEKCLACHGADQHHRQAGLRLDDRESALLGGESGVAAIIPGKVDESELIARIESTDPALQMPPPESKKTLTDDEKALLKNWVAAGAPYQAHWAFQTPVRPPVPNVKDTQLARNEIDRFVLSRLEQSQLAPSPPADKVTLFRRLTLDLTGLPPTTEEIDTFLADRRPDAIEHAVDRLLASPHYGERWGRLWLDAARYADSDGYEKDKPRFVWAYRDWVVSAFNRDLPYDQFIIEQLAGDLLPNPTQDQLVATGFLRNSMINEEGGIDPEQFRMEAMFDRVDALGKSVLGLTIQCCQCHDHKYDPISQREYFQLFAFFNDTYDSSVPVYTADQQQLRSELYAQISAIESRLKEQCPNWEQQLAETAQASNGDAPNWQVIAPKQEVSGGQKHLILDDGSILAQGYAPTRSVSEFTVDTPVESVRSIRLELLNHQDLPLNGPGRALDGTCALTDMKIDIGPADGSQPLQPVKILSATADVNPPEEVLADRYYDKTDRRRVTGPIEYAIDNKDDTAWGINLGPERSNVPRNAVFLLDSTQTFEGGTKIRLQVVQKHGGWNSDDNQTNNLGRYRFSVSNADDAKADPVPPAVRSILAKPAAQRTSAETSQLFAYYRTTAPACAEANAEIEALWKQHPLPTTQLSLADRDQHRQTFMLAKGNFLQPTEKVSAGVPAMLPPLDVEQPNRLDLARWLVDERSPTVARSIVNRVWQTYFGTGLVSTSEDFGLQGEPPSHPELLDWLAVDFMEHGWSLKYLHRQILASATYRQSSCVSPDALQNDPDNRLLARASRFRMEAEGVRDIALAASGLIDLEIGGPPVCPPCPEFLFQPPASYGPKTWALTTGDDQYRRALYTFRFRSIPYPALQVFDAPVGEVACVRRVKSNTPLQALAALNEPIFLDCARSLADSILAGKDCPDADRMTLAFRRCTGRTPDAAELATLMTFLEHQKTRLSNGELDARAIALGATDKPGTEETQSTLTTRAAWTTTCRVLLNLDQTITRE